The following are encoded in a window of Pieris napi chromosome 23, ilPieNapi1.2, whole genome shotgun sequence genomic DNA:
- the LOC125061393 gene encoding zinc finger protein 91-like isoform X1, with amino-acid sequence MSSDIDIEEHDVLEHPSIKKIFPDLSWLKTEFYSLDDEESTVFKNVRIEATSESKCIEEFGQRNDPVQDSEDLIVLDDVQCPEVEEINELSLETDIRTRNVDTEPIIVEDEECEDAIETNDPIIHEILDSECSDDIDDKQDSLLTKNTIVLGSNIPNKMIIGSNVPQKVVGCNNPEYSGSNITKTSLVSEFGIERDPFSAKVILKDWGYILKKHPFYCDECLILLPTQSASNAHNASEHSLLVPIEEVEVVTHDSQTGDLGLIIQKCPICSYIFKTHRNYLAHIESKHDTIKLEPIHEVFHGNCMMCSDKHFKTVNTYCKHITNCHSKVYHTIYSHIEPRSTTNVDDTILSSPNKARKSTAKFDRINIARKSTTKPGEEYKNVALKSTAKHSKNIALKSTSKPIQPRRIAVKSTSKSESKTSYSRQSNEHIEHPKLNYICPICGTYYRHIWQYVTHCNTEHQAVYLSPKRLRFTGSCECGFKTTVIKHLNAHITKKHKKLFKKIATNLQEYYCLECDITFATLNSYNIHKIKHSHKVKAESRCDRKSHQMEDFLQFKDTETISEPKDVGDEQKVLELTENNFLYYCHECKSYDPAKHADYHITSVCLQNKSFRICRFCGLRFSHESFADHILGHQNNSFDLNSIKFIDIHTGEVMNPKIPDWNKFAGDSTVKHSGEKRKRESLNEKTVYCEECQENYYELAYKIHLQYHETTNTNYIDAEIMQKYLTMQSLWNLVYLCQCCNITFDNYDLAVEHSQDHIVKNQKTPSDNYTKCTKCNLMFDKQSFERHKNLHNGAEIDENSFCVLSFNFEDLLSESWDNVFKVISDEQKSHILSKSVYNCYRNLRLELNYDGPSTHTLYKCAVCDAIVEKEHLLDHASSTDVCKNQDKFSCSSCELAFITRESLDDHELHHLPDTKTRIILFNKPKHFSLNVRLIQQSRISNSSDRNSKSKSTAIFYKCLHCEAGIQHLMNIKTHNCSLSKTYTKCDRCGLKYRPTALNRHILLHKKWDKFYIAPFKNGNLVWQGKTKLLRLYKCKKCKMCTHKKLSAHTCRPENSRACSSCGLQFSQKSFKKHMELHAKAPKLARNNLHIIQYTPDLASFDYEPTSHETEKSISEESSNAKPVTHKQKEPMEDNPMSRFLYKCTCGLLFLKWNQLRDHVKKCSDDFKPTQCKCGLQFHILSLRDHLNVHLNCSSIKNYLVARVNVGKAAIAKARKNWLWYCTVCRTYYNDIKNLNCHFKGNEPGPSERCSICRITISSSSFEDHMELHNEDNEFNHKQLHKLSLRMIATDALKTPVTKRTPTLYQCKKCDVHFITPQQLQSHLDELRHDIENRIQCNICHYFFATNILRAHKITHHYKKRYKRDDFVIQTIEIADEEDIDSNKSEINESRKNRGQPTEPKHHDFAKTPEYIKRAVYKSIGMEPMEALKVLHKCGTCHLYFMVKNTIYSHLTRHSKTSKRRQSSYTCSICGLEFSSRSLSRHIFVHHKTLNLQVQDFEIRVYTSPETFTITRIKSNKKQSKKRKILSDRVERAKKIKYVPSPPKPEAVAASQPTVSNVAASQPTVSNVAASQLTVSNVAHLENASQIFKCAECNVFFTNYVMCYDHTLNHKPLDNTEYISCKLCDFQLLCECLGVHMKGHREGTFNIDELQVKEFQPGEGVPSIKTYLARDSLEANVISTTTNCS; translated from the exons CGGACATACGGACACGGAATGTAGACACGGAACCAATAATTGTAGAAGATGAAGAATGTGAAGATGCAATTGAAACAAATG ATCCAATAATCCATGAAATTCTTGATTCTGAGTGTTCTGACGATATTGACGATAAACAAGACTCcttattaactaaaaacacGATTGTTCTCGGCTCAAACATCccaaataaaatgataatcGGCTCAAACGTCCCACAAAAAGTCGTTGGCTGTAACAATCCAGAATACAGCGGTTCAAATATCACTAAAACCAGTCTCGTCTCTGAATTTGGGATCGAAAGAGATCCATTCTCCGCAAAGGTCATATTGAAGGATTGGggatatattttgaaaaaacacCCATTTTATTGTGACGAATGTTTGATTCTGCTTCCTACTCAATCCGCTTCAAACGCCCACAATGCGTCCGAACATTCCCTCTTAGTGCCCATAGAAGAAGTAGAAGTCGTGACGCACGACTCACAAACGGGAGATTTAGGACTGATTATCCAAAAATGCCCGATTTGTAGTTATATTTTCAAGACGCATCGCAATTATCTCGCACATATAGAAAGCAAACATGACACGATCAAATTAGAGCCAATTCATGAAGTTTTTCATGGAAATTGCATGATGTGTTCggataaacattttaaaacggTCAACACTTACTGTAAACATATAACTAATTGTCATAGTAAGGTTTATCATACAATATACTCGCATATCGAGCCAAGAAGTACGACAAATGTTGACGATACAATTTTAAGTAGCCCTAATAAAGCTCGGAAAAGTACGGCAAAGTTCGACAGAATTAACATAGCAAGAAAGAGCACAACGAAACCGGGCGAAGAGTACAAAAACGTAGCTCTCAAAAGCACGGCTaaacattcaaaaaatatCGCTCTGAAAAGTACATCAAAACCGATACAACCGAGACGCATAGCGGTCAAAAGTACGTCTAAAAGCGAAAGCAAGACAAGCTATTCGAGACAATCTAATGAACACATAGAacatccaaaattaaattacatttgtcCAATCTGTGGGACTTACTACCGACACATTTGGCAATATGTCACCCATTGCAATACCGAACACCAAGCCGTATACTTGTCTCCCAAAAGACTCCGTTTCACGGGTTCATGCGAGTGCGGCTTCAAGACTACGGTAATAAAACACTTAAATGCTCACATAaccaaaaaacacaaaaaactttttaagaaaattgcgACGAACCTTCAGGAATATTACTGCCTCGAGTGTGACATTACGTTTGCGACGCTCAACTCTTATaacattcataaaattaaacacagTCACAAAGTTAAAGCAGAAAGCAGATGTGACCGAAAAAGTCACCAAATGGAAGATTTCTTACAGTTTAAGGATACAGAAACGATATCGGAGCCAAAAGACGTTGGAGACGAGCAGAAAGTTTTAGAATTAACCGAAAATAACTTTCTGTATTATTGTCACGAGTGCAAGTCGTACGATCCTGCCAAACATGCGGATTACCACATAACAAGTGTGTGCCTACAAAACAAAAGTTTTCGTATTTGCCGATTCTGTGGTCTACGATTTTCTCACGAAAGTTTTGCCGACCATATTTTGGGGCATCAGAATAATAGCTTTGATCTCAATAGTATAAAATTCATAGATATACATACCGGAGAAGTTATGAATCCAAAAATTCCCGATTGGAATAAGTTTGCGGGTGATTCCACAGTCAAACACTCCGGAGAAAAGCGCAAACGGGAaagtttaaatgaaaaaactgTGTACTGCGAAGAATGccaagaaaattattacgagCTTGCCTACAAGATACATCTGCAGTATCACGAAACCACTAATACTAATTATATTGACGCTGAGATCATGCAGAAGTATCTAACCATGCAGTCTCTCTGGAACCTCGTTTATCTTTGTCAATGCTGCAATATCACTTTTGACAATTACGACCTGGCCGTCGAACATAGCCAAGATCATATagtaaaaaaccaaaaaacgcCAAGTGACAACTACACTAAATGCACTAAATGCAATCTTATGTTCGATAAACAATCCTTCGAGAGACATAAAAATCTTCACAACGGCGCGGAAATAGATGAGAACTCTTTTTGCGTGCTTTCGTTTAATTTTGAAGATTTACTCTCGGAGTCGTGggataatgtatttaaagtgATAAGTGATGAGCAAAAATCGCATATATTGTCCAAAAGTGTTTACAATTGCTACAGAAATTTACGACTCGAGTTGAATTACGATGGGCCGTCAACGCATACGCTCTATAAGTGCGCTGTCTGCGATGCCATCGTTGAGAAAGAGCATCTTCTTGATCACGCATCCAGCACAGACGTGTGCAAAAACCAGGATAAATTTTCCTGTTCCTCGTGCGAACTAGCGTTCATAACACGAGAGTCTCTCGATGACCACGAATTGCACCACTTACCAGATACCAAAACCaggataattttatttaataaaccaaAGCACTTCTCGCTCAACGTCCGCTTGATCCAACAGTCCAGAATTTCTAATTCATCTGATAGAAACAGCAAATCCAAATCCACGGCCATCTTTTATAAATGTCTCCATTGTGAAGCCGGCATTCAACATTTGatgaatattaaaacacaTAATTGTTCATTAAGTAAAACATACACGAAATGTGATCGTTGTGGGTTGAAATACCGTCCCACGGCGTTGAACAGGCACATTTTGCTTCACAAGAAGTGGGACAAATTCTACATAGCCCCTTTCAAAAACGGTAACCTCGTTTGGCAAGGTAAAACTAAATTGCTGAGACTCTATAAATGCAAGAAATGCAAAATGTGCACCCATAAAAAGCTTTCTGCCCATACCTGTAGACCTGAGAATTCCCGTGCGTGTAGCTCGTGTGGTTTACAATTTTCACAAAagtcatttaaaaaacatatggAGCTGCACGCGAAAGCTCCGAAATTGGCACGAAATAACCTTCATATAATACAATACACTCCGGATTTAGCGTCGTTCGACTATGAGCCGACATCGCACGAAACAGAGAAATCCATATCTGAAGAATCGTCGAATGCTAAACCAGTGACACACAAACAAAAGGAGCCAATGGAAGATAACCCAATGTCACGCTTTCTATATAAATGCACTTGTGGCCTCTTGTTTTTGAAATGGAACCAACTTCGAGACCACGTAAAGAAGTGCAGCGATGACTTTAAACCAACCCAGTGTAAATGTGGGCTCCAATTCCACATTTTATCCCTACGAGACCACTTGAACGTTCATTTGAATTGCTCCTCTATAAAGAACTATCTCGTCGCGCGCGTCAATGTCGGCAAAGCTGCGATTGCAAAGGCCCGGAAAAATTGGCTCTGGTATTGCACAGTGTGTAGAACGTATTACAATGATATCAAGAACCTCAACTGCCATTTCAAAGGAAACGAGCCCGGCCCGAGTGAACGCTGCTCAATTTGTAGAATAACAATATCCAGTTCCAGTTTTGAAGATCACATGGAACTGCACAACGAAGATAACGAATTTAACCACAAACAGCTTCATAAACTGTCTTTGAGGATGATCGCCACAGATGCCCTCAAGACGCCAGTTACGAAAAGGACTCCAACCttatatcaatgtaaaaaatgcgatgtacattttattactCCACAACAGCTACAGAGTCACTTAGACGAACTTCGTCATGATATCGAAAACAGAATTCAGTGTAACATTTGCCATTATTTCTTTGCTACGAATATCCTACGGGCGCATAAGATAACCCACCATTATAAGAAAAGATACAAACGAGACGACTTTGTCATCCAAACAATAGAAATCGCTGACGAGGAAGACATTGACAGCAACAAGTCGGAGATAAATGAAAGCCGGAAGAACCGTGGTCAGCCGACTGAGCCGAAACATCACGACTTTGCGAAAACTCCAGAATATATCAAGAGAGCAGTTTACAAATCGATTGGGATGGAACCAATGGAGGCTTTGAAAGTACTGCACAAGTGTGGCACATGTCACTTGTACTTTATGGTGAAAAATACCATATATAGTCATCTAACTCGACACTCGAAGACCAGTAAAAGAAGGCAATCGAGCTACACCTGCTCGATCTGCGGACTGGAATTCAGCTCTCGGAGTCTCAGCCGCCATATATTTGTTCATCATAAGACGTTGAACTTGCAAGTACAAGATTTCGAAATACGCGTTTACACTTCTCCAGAAACTTTCACAATTACACgaattaaatctaataaaaaacaatccaAGAAGCGAAAAATTTTATCTGATAGAGTGGAACGAgctaagaaaattaaatacgtCCCTTCTCCTCCAAAGCCTGAAGCCGTCGCTGCTTCGCAACCGACGGTCTCTAACGTCGCCGCTTCGCAACCGACGGTCTCTAACGTCGCCGCTTCGCAACTGACGGTCTCTAACGTCGCTCATCTCGAAAACGCGTCCCAAATCTTCAAATGTGCGGAATGCAACGTGTTCTTTACAAACTATGTAATGTGCTACGACCATACCTTGAATCATAAGCCATTAGATAATACTGAGTATATCAGCTGTAAGCTGTGCGATTTTCAACTCTTGTGCGAATGCCTAGGTGTGCATATGAAGGGCCACAGAGAAGGCACGTTCAACATAGACGAGTTGCAAGTAAAGGAGTTTCAGCCGGGAGAGGGAGTTCCGTCGATTAAGACATATTTGGCTCGGGATTCATTGGAAGCCAACGTGATAAGTACAACCACTAATTGCAGCTAG
- the LOC125061393 gene encoding zinc finger protein 729-like isoform X4 — MIIGSNVPQKVVGCNNPEYSGSNITKTSLVSEFGIERDPFSAKVILKDWGYILKKHPFYCDECLILLPTQSASNAHNASEHSLLVPIEEVEVVTHDSQTGDLGLIIQKCPICSYIFKTHRNYLAHIESKHDTIKLEPIHEVFHGNCMMCSDKHFKTVNTYCKHITNCHSKVYHTIYSHIEPRSTTNVDDTILSSPNKARKSTAKFDRINIARKSTTKPGEEYKNVALKSTAKHSKNIALKSTSKPIQPRRIAVKSTSKSESKTSYSRQSNEHIEHPKLNYICPICGTYYRHIWQYVTHCNTEHQAVYLSPKRLRFTGSCECGFKTTVIKHLNAHITKKHKKLFKKIATNLQEYYCLECDITFATLNSYNIHKIKHSHKVKAESRCDRKSHQMEDFLQFKDTETISEPKDVGDEQKVLELTENNFLYYCHECKSYDPAKHADYHITSVCLQNKSFRICRFCGLRFSHESFADHILGHQNNSFDLNSIKFIDIHTGEVMNPKIPDWNKFAGDSTVKHSGEKRKRESLNEKTVYCEECQENYYELAYKIHLQYHETTNTNYIDAEIMQKYLTMQSLWNLVYLCQCCNITFDNYDLAVEHSQDHIVKNQKTPSDNYTKCTKCNLMFDKQSFERHKNLHNGAEIDENSFCVLSFNFEDLLSESWDNVFKVISDEQKSHILSKSVYNCYRNLRLELNYDGPSTHTLYKCAVCDAIVEKEHLLDHASSTDVCKNQDKFSCSSCELAFITRESLDDHELHHLPDTKTRIILFNKPKHFSLNVRLIQQSRISNSSDRNSKSKSTAIFYKCLHCEAGIQHLMNIKTHNCSLSKTYTKCDRCGLKYRPTALNRHILLHKKWDKFYIAPFKNGNLVWQGKTKLLRLYKCKKCKMCTHKKLSAHTCRPENSRACSSCGLQFSQKSFKKHMELHAKAPKLARNNLHIIQYTPDLASFDYEPTSHETEKSISEESSNAKPVTHKQKEPMEDNPMSRFLYKCTCGLLFLKWNQLRDHVKKCSDDFKPTQCKCGLQFHILSLRDHLNVHLNCSSIKNYLVARVNVGKAAIAKARKNWLWYCTVCRTYYNDIKNLNCHFKGNEPGPSERCSICRITISSSSFEDHMELHNEDNEFNHKQLHKLSLRMIATDALKTPVTKRTPTLYQCKKCDVHFITPQQLQSHLDELRHDIENRIQCNICHYFFATNILRAHKITHHYKKRYKRDDFVIQTIEIADEEDIDSNKSEINESRKNRGQPTEPKHHDFAKTPEYIKRAVYKSIGMEPMEALKVLHKCGTCHLYFMVKNTIYSHLTRHSKTSKRRQSSYTCSICGLEFSSRSLSRHIFVHHKTLNLQVQDFEIRVYTSPETFTITRIKSNKKQSKKRKILSDRVERAKKIKYVPSPPKPEAVAASQPTVSNVAASQPTVSNVAASQLTVSNVAHLENASQIFKCAECNVFFTNYVMCYDHTLNHKPLDNTEYISCKLCDFQLLCECLGVHMKGHREGTFNIDELQVKEFQPGEGVPSIKTYLARDSLEANVISTTTNCS, encoded by the coding sequence atgataatcGGCTCAAACGTCCCACAAAAAGTCGTTGGCTGTAACAATCCAGAATACAGCGGTTCAAATATCACTAAAACCAGTCTCGTCTCTGAATTTGGGATCGAAAGAGATCCATTCTCCGCAAAGGTCATATTGAAGGATTGGggatatattttgaaaaaacacCCATTTTATTGTGACGAATGTTTGATTCTGCTTCCTACTCAATCCGCTTCAAACGCCCACAATGCGTCCGAACATTCCCTCTTAGTGCCCATAGAAGAAGTAGAAGTCGTGACGCACGACTCACAAACGGGAGATTTAGGACTGATTATCCAAAAATGCCCGATTTGTAGTTATATTTTCAAGACGCATCGCAATTATCTCGCACATATAGAAAGCAAACATGACACGATCAAATTAGAGCCAATTCATGAAGTTTTTCATGGAAATTGCATGATGTGTTCggataaacattttaaaacggTCAACACTTACTGTAAACATATAACTAATTGTCATAGTAAGGTTTATCATACAATATACTCGCATATCGAGCCAAGAAGTACGACAAATGTTGACGATACAATTTTAAGTAGCCCTAATAAAGCTCGGAAAAGTACGGCAAAGTTCGACAGAATTAACATAGCAAGAAAGAGCACAACGAAACCGGGCGAAGAGTACAAAAACGTAGCTCTCAAAAGCACGGCTaaacattcaaaaaatatCGCTCTGAAAAGTACATCAAAACCGATACAACCGAGACGCATAGCGGTCAAAAGTACGTCTAAAAGCGAAAGCAAGACAAGCTATTCGAGACAATCTAATGAACACATAGAacatccaaaattaaattacatttgtcCAATCTGTGGGACTTACTACCGACACATTTGGCAATATGTCACCCATTGCAATACCGAACACCAAGCCGTATACTTGTCTCCCAAAAGACTCCGTTTCACGGGTTCATGCGAGTGCGGCTTCAAGACTACGGTAATAAAACACTTAAATGCTCACATAaccaaaaaacacaaaaaactttttaagaaaattgcgACGAACCTTCAGGAATATTACTGCCTCGAGTGTGACATTACGTTTGCGACGCTCAACTCTTATaacattcataaaattaaacacagTCACAAAGTTAAAGCAGAAAGCAGATGTGACCGAAAAAGTCACCAAATGGAAGATTTCTTACAGTTTAAGGATACAGAAACGATATCGGAGCCAAAAGACGTTGGAGACGAGCAGAAAGTTTTAGAATTAACCGAAAATAACTTTCTGTATTATTGTCACGAGTGCAAGTCGTACGATCCTGCCAAACATGCGGATTACCACATAACAAGTGTGTGCCTACAAAACAAAAGTTTTCGTATTTGCCGATTCTGTGGTCTACGATTTTCTCACGAAAGTTTTGCCGACCATATTTTGGGGCATCAGAATAATAGCTTTGATCTCAATAGTATAAAATTCATAGATATACATACCGGAGAAGTTATGAATCCAAAAATTCCCGATTGGAATAAGTTTGCGGGTGATTCCACAGTCAAACACTCCGGAGAAAAGCGCAAACGGGAaagtttaaatgaaaaaactgTGTACTGCGAAGAATGccaagaaaattattacgagCTTGCCTACAAGATACATCTGCAGTATCACGAAACCACTAATACTAATTATATTGACGCTGAGATCATGCAGAAGTATCTAACCATGCAGTCTCTCTGGAACCTCGTTTATCTTTGTCAATGCTGCAATATCACTTTTGACAATTACGACCTGGCCGTCGAACATAGCCAAGATCATATagtaaaaaaccaaaaaacgcCAAGTGACAACTACACTAAATGCACTAAATGCAATCTTATGTTCGATAAACAATCCTTCGAGAGACATAAAAATCTTCACAACGGCGCGGAAATAGATGAGAACTCTTTTTGCGTGCTTTCGTTTAATTTTGAAGATTTACTCTCGGAGTCGTGggataatgtatttaaagtgATAAGTGATGAGCAAAAATCGCATATATTGTCCAAAAGTGTTTACAATTGCTACAGAAATTTACGACTCGAGTTGAATTACGATGGGCCGTCAACGCATACGCTCTATAAGTGCGCTGTCTGCGATGCCATCGTTGAGAAAGAGCATCTTCTTGATCACGCATCCAGCACAGACGTGTGCAAAAACCAGGATAAATTTTCCTGTTCCTCGTGCGAACTAGCGTTCATAACACGAGAGTCTCTCGATGACCACGAATTGCACCACTTACCAGATACCAAAACCaggataattttatttaataaaccaaAGCACTTCTCGCTCAACGTCCGCTTGATCCAACAGTCCAGAATTTCTAATTCATCTGATAGAAACAGCAAATCCAAATCCACGGCCATCTTTTATAAATGTCTCCATTGTGAAGCCGGCATTCAACATTTGatgaatattaaaacacaTAATTGTTCATTAAGTAAAACATACACGAAATGTGATCGTTGTGGGTTGAAATACCGTCCCACGGCGTTGAACAGGCACATTTTGCTTCACAAGAAGTGGGACAAATTCTACATAGCCCCTTTCAAAAACGGTAACCTCGTTTGGCAAGGTAAAACTAAATTGCTGAGACTCTATAAATGCAAGAAATGCAAAATGTGCACCCATAAAAAGCTTTCTGCCCATACCTGTAGACCTGAGAATTCCCGTGCGTGTAGCTCGTGTGGTTTACAATTTTCACAAAagtcatttaaaaaacatatggAGCTGCACGCGAAAGCTCCGAAATTGGCACGAAATAACCTTCATATAATACAATACACTCCGGATTTAGCGTCGTTCGACTATGAGCCGACATCGCACGAAACAGAGAAATCCATATCTGAAGAATCGTCGAATGCTAAACCAGTGACACACAAACAAAAGGAGCCAATGGAAGATAACCCAATGTCACGCTTTCTATATAAATGCACTTGTGGCCTCTTGTTTTTGAAATGGAACCAACTTCGAGACCACGTAAAGAAGTGCAGCGATGACTTTAAACCAACCCAGTGTAAATGTGGGCTCCAATTCCACATTTTATCCCTACGAGACCACTTGAACGTTCATTTGAATTGCTCCTCTATAAAGAACTATCTCGTCGCGCGCGTCAATGTCGGCAAAGCTGCGATTGCAAAGGCCCGGAAAAATTGGCTCTGGTATTGCACAGTGTGTAGAACGTATTACAATGATATCAAGAACCTCAACTGCCATTTCAAAGGAAACGAGCCCGGCCCGAGTGAACGCTGCTCAATTTGTAGAATAACAATATCCAGTTCCAGTTTTGAAGATCACATGGAACTGCACAACGAAGATAACGAATTTAACCACAAACAGCTTCATAAACTGTCTTTGAGGATGATCGCCACAGATGCCCTCAAGACGCCAGTTACGAAAAGGACTCCAACCttatatcaatgtaaaaaatgcgatgtacattttattactCCACAACAGCTACAGAGTCACTTAGACGAACTTCGTCATGATATCGAAAACAGAATTCAGTGTAACATTTGCCATTATTTCTTTGCTACGAATATCCTACGGGCGCATAAGATAACCCACCATTATAAGAAAAGATACAAACGAGACGACTTTGTCATCCAAACAATAGAAATCGCTGACGAGGAAGACATTGACAGCAACAAGTCGGAGATAAATGAAAGCCGGAAGAACCGTGGTCAGCCGACTGAGCCGAAACATCACGACTTTGCGAAAACTCCAGAATATATCAAGAGAGCAGTTTACAAATCGATTGGGATGGAACCAATGGAGGCTTTGAAAGTACTGCACAAGTGTGGCACATGTCACTTGTACTTTATGGTGAAAAATACCATATATAGTCATCTAACTCGACACTCGAAGACCAGTAAAAGAAGGCAATCGAGCTACACCTGCTCGATCTGCGGACTGGAATTCAGCTCTCGGAGTCTCAGCCGCCATATATTTGTTCATCATAAGACGTTGAACTTGCAAGTACAAGATTTCGAAATACGCGTTTACACTTCTCCAGAAACTTTCACAATTACACgaattaaatctaataaaaaacaatccaAGAAGCGAAAAATTTTATCTGATAGAGTGGAACGAgctaagaaaattaaatacgtCCCTTCTCCTCCAAAGCCTGAAGCCGTCGCTGCTTCGCAACCGACGGTCTCTAACGTCGCCGCTTCGCAACCGACGGTCTCTAACGTCGCCGCTTCGCAACTGACGGTCTCTAACGTCGCTCATCTCGAAAACGCGTCCCAAATCTTCAAATGTGCGGAATGCAACGTGTTCTTTACAAACTATGTAATGTGCTACGACCATACCTTGAATCATAAGCCATTAGATAATACTGAGTATATCAGCTGTAAGCTGTGCGATTTTCAACTCTTGTGCGAATGCCTAGGTGTGCATATGAAGGGCCACAGAGAAGGCACGTTCAACATAGACGAGTTGCAAGTAAAGGAGTTTCAGCCGGGAGAGGGAGTTCCGTCGATTAAGACATATTTGGCTCGGGATTCATTGGAAGCCAACGTGATAAGTACAACCACTAATTGCAGCTAG